A region from the Gemmatimonadaceae bacterium genome encodes:
- a CDS encoding pyridoxal-phosphate dependent enzyme, translating into MLRQSIPALLTEHRTAGLIQAPLVIHRLPRVSAALGADIYILRDDLTGFGIGGNKSRKVDFLFGNAITQGANALVTIKATSFSRNAAAAASVCGLELHVVLPGVEAEQNRMSQSLFAEWGTCLHYGGDSEALAGRQDELVATLNKQGNTVYVLHPGGSDAIGALSYVSVMDEIRAFSERTDIWFARVIHSTSSAGTQAGLLVGRQIVEYPTEIIGVSAARPSNDQSRLVGELAAATAQLLGITVDVARIVVDDQFVGPGYAQVSAEGESAAHLFARMEGILLDPVYTGKAAAALLSYAEHGALAGGPALFIHTGGNGGQYY; encoded by the coding sequence ATGTTGCGTCAATCGATTCCAGCGCTACTGACGGAGCACCGGACGGCTGGCCTTATTCAGGCACCGCTCGTCATCCACAGGTTGCCTCGCGTGTCGGCTGCCCTAGGGGCTGACATCTACATCCTGAGAGACGATCTCACTGGCTTTGGTATCGGTGGGAACAAGTCGCGCAAGGTCGACTTCCTGTTTGGCAATGCGATCACGCAGGGCGCGAACGCTTTGGTGACCATCAAGGCAACGAGCTTCAGCCGCAACGCGGCAGCGGCGGCATCTGTCTGCGGGCTTGAGCTCCATGTGGTGCTTCCCGGTGTGGAGGCTGAGCAGAATCGAATGAGTCAGTCGCTTTTCGCGGAGTGGGGCACATGCCTTCATTACGGCGGCGACAGCGAGGCGCTCGCGGGGCGCCAGGACGAGCTTGTTGCCACGTTGAACAAACAGGGCAACACCGTTTATGTCCTGCATCCTGGTGGAAGCGACGCGATCGGCGCGCTGAGCTACGTGAGCGTCATGGACGAGATTCGTGCCTTTTCAGAGCGAACCGACATTTGGTTTGCGCGAGTGATCCACTCGACCAGCTCGGCCGGAACGCAAGCCGGCTTGCTTGTCGGGCGTCAAATCGTGGAGTATCCAACGGAGATCATTGGCGTGAGCGCCGCGAGGCCGTCGAACGATCAGTCGCGACTGGTGGGCGAGTTAGCAGCAGCAACGGCTCAGCTCCTCGGCATCACCGTCGACGTCGCTCGGATCGTTGTTGATGACCAGTTCGTCGGGCCCGGCTACGCCCAGGTGTCGGCCGAAGGGGAGTCGGCGGCGCACCTGTTCGCGCGTATGGAGGGAATCCTGCTCGACCCCGTCTACACCGGTAAAGCGGCCGCGGCTCTGCTGAGTTATGCCGAGCACGGTGCGCTCGCGGGCGGGCCGGCGCTGTTCATTCACACCGGCGGCAACGGAGGGCAGTACTATTAG
- a CDS encoding transposase → MVIALGVTTTGEKRILGLVQTATENKRVCAAFLQQLVERGFRAPKGLLVVLDGAKGLRAAVHEVFGDVPVQRCQWHKRENVVSYLPKAQQVGWRRKLQAAYAHASYADAKRALQRLARELRLRNESAAESLLEGVEETLTLHRLGVFPELGTSFKTTNLIESVMARVEARTRRVSRWRSSDQRRRWCAASLLQHEGQFRCVKGMKHLPWLIRALRLSLPDTHAAA, encoded by the coding sequence ATGGTGATCGCGTTAGGCGTCACCACCACCGGGGAGAAACGGATTCTGGGCCTGGTGCAGACGGCGACGGAGAACAAGCGCGTGTGCGCCGCCTTTCTCCAGCAGCTGGTCGAACGCGGGTTTCGCGCGCCGAAGGGGCTGCTGGTCGTGTTGGACGGCGCGAAGGGGCTCCGGGCGGCGGTGCACGAGGTGTTCGGGGACGTGCCCGTGCAGCGGTGCCAGTGGCACAAGCGGGAGAACGTGGTAAGCTACCTGCCCAAGGCCCAGCAGGTGGGGTGGCGCCGGAAGCTGCAGGCGGCGTATGCGCACGCGAGCTACGCCGACGCCAAACGCGCGCTGCAGCGGCTGGCTCGGGAGCTCCGCCTGCGCAACGAGTCCGCCGCGGAAAGCTTGCTGGAAGGCGTGGAAGAGACGCTGACCTTGCATCGCCTGGGCGTGTTTCCCGAGCTGGGGACGAGCTTCAAGACGACGAACCTGATCGAGAGCGTGATGGCCCGCGTCGAAGCGCGGACGCGTCGCGTGTCACGCTGGCGCTCGAGCGATCAGCGACGCCGCTGGTGTGCCGCCAGTCTGCTGCAGCACGAAGGGCAATTCCGCTGCGTCAAAGGGATGAAGCATCTGCCCTGGCTGATCCGCGCGCTGCGCCTCAGCCTTCCCGACACCCACGCCGCGGCATGA